One genomic region from Campylobacter sp. RM5004 encodes:
- a CDS encoding triphosphoribosyl-dephospho-CoA synthase: MDLFNLVLEQKEKRYKERLAYENEFKSPVICFSLNIPYLYKVKNIDEVKALFLYGISELVKTLNPINYKVYLDDLFCLFAISDDAYILKEHCIRLENKHSFSRLFDFDVYFKNEVIRARASGRKCFLCDELAIVCQRNNIHTKDEIYQKIDDLFDDFYVYKALNYPCKNEFSSKALRALLYEVSLAPKLGLVEIPNSNSHSDMNFLSFIDSASELKWYFDSFYTLAMLSKRNEFKRLKRLGQLAENAMFKATNNINTHKGALFLFAIMIYVCAKNENDLNPINISKTTKQICENLCKNELNKNLNSIGGKCFHLYGIKGIRDEVEQGFLNTFKAYEFFNKQSDFKELRTLFYISSIIDDTSLLKRCEYDLQKYKRVKNTCKKLSTKKSKNYINLIKRLNYIYVKNNLSFGGSADVLSLVFFLDFIYKINSK, translated from the coding sequence TTGGATTTATTTAATTTAGTTTTAGAGCAAAAAGAAAAAAGATATAAAGAAAGATTAGCTTACGAAAATGAATTTAAAAGCCCTGTTATATGCTTTAGTTTAAACATTCCTTATTTATATAAAGTAAAAAATATTGATGAAGTTAAGGCTTTATTTTTATATGGCATTAGCGAATTAGTTAAGACTTTAAACCCTATTAATTATAAAGTTTATTTAGATGATTTATTTTGTTTGTTTGCAATTAGCGATGATGCTTATATATTAAAAGAGCATTGTATTAGGCTTGAAAATAAGCATAGTTTTTCAAGATTATTTGATTTTGATGTATATTTTAAAAATGAAGTTATCAGGGCTAGAGCAAGTGGTAGAAAGTGCTTTTTATGTGATGAATTAGCTATAGTTTGTCAAAGAAATAATATTCATACAAAAGATGAAATTTATCAAAAAATTGATGATTTGTTTGATGATTTTTATGTTTATAAAGCATTAAATTATCCTTGCAAGAATGAATTTTCAAGCAAAGCATTAAGAGCATTGCTTTATGAAGTAAGCCTTGCTCCTAAGCTAGGACTTGTTGAAATTCCGAATTCAAATTCTCACAGCGATATGAACTTTTTAAGCTTTATTGATAGTGCTAGTGAGCTTAAGTGGTATTTTGATTCTTTTTATACACTGGCAATGCTATCTAAAAGAAATGAGTTTAAAAGGTTAAAAAGATTAGGGCAACTTGCAGAAAATGCAATGTTTAAAGCCACTAATAATATAAATACTCATAAAGGTGCTTTGTTTTTATTTGCGATTATGATTTATGTATGTGCAAAAAATGAAAACGATTTAAATCCTATAAATATTTCTAAAACCACTAAGCAAATATGCGAAAATTTATGCAAAAATGAGCTAAATAAAAATCTAAATAGCATAGGCGGAAAATGTTTTCATCTTTATGGGATAAAAGGTATTAGAGATGAGGTTGAGCAAGGCTTTTTAAATACATTTAAAGCTTATGAGTTTTTTAATAAACAAAGTGATTTTAAAGAGCTTAGAACTCTTTTTTATATTAGTTCAATCATTGATGATACAAGTTTACTTAAAAGATGTGAGTATGATTTGCAAAAATATAAAAGAGTTAAAAATACTTGCAAAAAATTAAGCACAAAAAAAAGTAAAAATTATATAAACTTAATCAAAAGACTTAATTATATTTATGTTAAAAATAATTTAAGTTTTGGTGGAAGTGCTGATGTTTTATCATTAGTGTTTTTTCTTGATTTTATATATAAAATAAATTCTAAATAA
- a CDS encoding TolC family protein, which produces MKKTLITSIIAASCLHAAEYNIFISSFKKSDYDSLNKIKAKIEKVVENSKYANELVVKARASDPQSPNNSKYHTVVVETADMSKARVTEIRNYLRANSIYKDAYFTTRKPNEPKFSKDTSNDELFTNTTKEEVVEVKSSSVSNALDSLDAENENSLDIPAFNKVENANSITINKMIASVLETNPQINSYKQEYLKSLKDLDIASAEYYPMLNLYANGGYVSKNHKVHTNANQKGTGTTHDASIVLTENLFNGGKDMNGKAEQNHITNSTAYKVIQNSNEIVYDSSKAYLDMIKTKLLLEIAQKNVKAHEDIYALIKDRTSSGFARASEERQAGSRLALAKNNLLSAENDYKDAHSRFTRLFGKNVDINTLVMPEFTYALPNSLESLDEISKKCNPSIRIQAENINALEYNTKVKKGNYLPKLDLELRADYAKDKIFKDLKQDTKDTSAGAYLRFSYNLFNKGQDKLNVEKSKLSALAGQMDYNSTLRELHESNAYAFNSYQISKDKLNYLNDYVDYAKSTLLTYEDEFKIGKRDLINVLDAQSEYFSAAKELISTKSNILLTQYKMLNNMGVISEGFVDGYARQYINKACAISDIK; this is translated from the coding sequence ATGAAAAAAACTTTAATCACATCTATTATTGCGGCTAGTTGTCTGCATGCTGCTGAATATAATATTTTCATTTCTAGTTTTAAAAAAAGCGATTATGATAGCTTAAATAAAATTAAAGCTAAAATTGAAAAAGTTGTAGAAAACAGCAAATATGCTAACGAGCTTGTAGTAAAAGCAAGAGCAAGCGACCCACAAAGTCCAAATAATAGCAAATACCACACAGTAGTTGTTGAAACTGCTGATATGTCAAAAGCAAGAGTTACAGAAATTAGAAATTATTTAAGAGCTAATTCTATTTATAAAGACGCTTATTTTACAACTAGAAAGCCAAATGAACCAAAATTCTCTAAAGATACAAGCAATGATGAATTATTTACTAATACTACAAAAGAAGAAGTTGTAGAAGTAAAAAGCTCATCAGTATCAAATGCATTAGATAGCTTAGATGCTGAAAATGAAAATAGTTTAGATATTCCAGCATTTAATAAAGTAGAAAATGCAAATTCAATTACTATAAATAAAATGATTGCAAGTGTATTAGAAACTAATCCACAAATTAATTCTTATAAACAAGAATATTTAAAATCATTAAAAGATTTAGATATTGCTAGTGCTGAGTATTACCCAATGCTTAATTTATATGCAAATGGTGGTTATGTAAGTAAAAACCATAAAGTTCATACAAATGCAAATCAAAAAGGAACAGGAACAACTCACGACGCTTCTATTGTTTTAACAGAGAATTTATTCAATGGTGGCAAGGATATGAATGGCAAAGCGGAGCAAAATCATATCACAAACTCAACTGCATATAAAGTAATTCAAAACTCAAATGAAATAGTTTATGATAGCTCAAAAGCTTATTTAGATATGATTAAAACAAAATTATTATTAGAAATCGCACAAAAGAATGTTAAAGCTCATGAAGATATTTATGCTTTAATTAAGGATAGAACAAGCTCGGGTTTTGCAAGAGCTAGCGAAGAAAGACAAGCAGGAAGCCGTTTAGCACTTGCTAAAAATAATCTTTTATCAGCAGAAAACGATTATAAAGACGCACATTCAAGATTTACAAGATTATTTGGTAAGAATGTAGATATTAACACTCTTGTAATGCCAGAATTTACTTATGCACTTCCAAACTCACTTGAGAGCTTAGATGAAATCAGTAAGAAATGTAATCCAAGTATTAGAATTCAAGCAGAAAACATCAACGCACTTGAATATAATACAAAAGTAAAAAAAGGAAATTATTTACCTAAACTAGACCTTGAATTAAGAGCTGATTATGCAAAAGATAAGATATTTAAAGATTTAAAACAAGATACAAAAGATACTTCAGCAGGTGCTTATTTAAGATTTTCATACAATCTATTTAACAAAGGTCAAGATAAATTAAATGTAGAAAAAAGCAAATTAAGTGCATTAGCTGGTCAAATGGATTATAATTCAACTTTAAGAGAATTACACGAAAGCAATGCTTACGCATTTAACTCATATCAAATTAGTAAAGATAAATTAAATTATTTAAATGATTATGTAGATTATGCAAAATCAACACTTTTAACCTATGAAGATGAATTTAAAATCGGAAAAAGAGATTTAATCAATGTTCTTGATGCTCAAAGCGAATACTTTAGTGCTGCAAAAGAATTAATAAGCACAAAGAGCAATATATTATTAACTCAATACAAAATGCTTAATAATATGGGCGTAATTTCTGAAGGTTTTGTTGATGGTTATGCTAGACAATACATTAACAAAGCTTGCGCAATTTCTGATATTAAATAA
- a CDS encoding transglutaminase-like cysteine peptidase: protein MGKIFFKRVILFTLFISITLFSSSFIKSQTYTRMQKAYGDLAVARLEKLDKLMQDIKNTDEANKLVKVNEFFNNPNIIKWQDDMITWGKTDYWANRFESLGKGFGDCEDFVIAKYLTLLDLGVSEEKLFFTYVYANLNGKWISHMVLAYYDKPDDIPFILDSNTNSIKRANKRVDLKPVLSFNAKDLFLAQQASSGKLSAKSSKYTKDWSNYLDNLKKGDL from the coding sequence ATGGGTAAGATTTTTTTTAAAAGAGTGATTTTATTCACTCTTTTTATAAGTATTACTTTATTTAGCTCTTCTTTTATAAAATCACAAACTTATACAAGAATGCAAAAGGCTTATGGAGATTTAGCCGTTGCAAGACTTGAAAAGCTAGATAAGTTAATGCAAGATATAAAAAATACCGATGAAGCAAATAAATTAGTAAAAGTTAATGAGTTTTTTAACAACCCTAATATTATTAAATGGCAAGATGATATGATTACTTGGGGTAAGACTGATTATTGGGCTAATAGATTCGAGTCATTAGGAAAAGGCTTTGGAGATTGTGAAGATTTCGTAATTGCAAAATATCTTACTTTATTAGATTTAGGTGTAAGCGAAGAAAAGTTATTTTTTACATACGTTTATGCAAATCTAAATGGTAAGTGGATTTCTCATATGGTTTTAGCATATTACGATAAGCCTGATGATATTCCGTTTATTTTAGATAGTAATACAAATTCAATTAAAAGGGCAAATAAAAGAGTTGATTTAAAGCCTGTGTTATCGTTTAATGCTAAGGACTTATTTTTGGCACAACAAGCATCAAGCGGTAAGCTATCGGCTAAATCTTCAAAATACACAAAAGATTGGTCAAATTATTTGGATAATTTGAAAAAGGGTGATTTATGA
- a CDS encoding LapD/MoxY N-terminal periplasmic domain-containing protein yields the protein MTLFKQILLGSIIFILVIIAIVGVKNYQTTSDFINEQLSANAKHTATSLGLAIATQEEINKDSVELMINSIFDSGYYQEIKFVDAKDNVVYEKNQEKVFFGVSDLFVKLVNINTPIESFEIRQWSKIGTLYVQISPAFAYEQLYNTLKGLFVNLLIICVVSMILIYFSLKAILAPLNKVRKQAEAILEHEFIIQHKLPFTQEVRKMVMAMNSMVGKVKDIFEKESETLDKYNDLLYKDERTKLFNRRYFINKFESIKSREEYSNGYCFLLSIKETYNLKKILGFNKSIEFLEKLSDILRQNDKAYDGECVFAINENDFIILGENSLAFEENCKLILEKIKELFKEFNIQDNSFIISSALTSYEGKKLNEVLSELDLLLLKDKTNYSLNKANNTDNIILGKEQFKAFIYNAMNNNDFCFASQEVLDNDNNVYHKELYLRLKYKNELKNASYFMPIVNELNLSKELDIYVLSKALGEEFETGISINISNDLIKEENYSKLEKIFKAKKNNKVFLELAMSKELNIRDLIAFSRFCKIYDITLGLDHFTLNKENLSILNELNIAYIKVQARTLLDLLEDVNASGAKNALEIILNSKGVKIIAIGIENEETYKKIKELNINLVQGNYTSKVKEEK from the coding sequence ATGACTTTATTTAAGCAAATTTTACTAGGTTCTATAATTTTTATTTTAGTTATTATTGCTATTGTTGGTGTTAAAAATTATCAAACAACAAGCGATTTTATAAATGAGCAATTAAGTGCAAATGCAAAGCACACAGCAACTTCTTTAGGTCTTGCAATAGCAACCCAAGAAGAGATTAATAAAGACAGCGTTGAGCTTATGATTAATAGTATTTTTGATAGTGGATATTATCAAGAGATAAAATTCGTAGATGCTAAAGATAATGTTGTATATGAAAAAAATCAAGAAAAAGTATTTTTTGGAGTTAGTGATTTATTTGTAAAACTTGTAAATATCAATACTCCTATTGAAAGTTTTGAGATTAGACAATGGAGCAAAATAGGAACTTTATATGTGCAAATTAGCCCAGCTTTTGCATACGAACAACTTTATAATACTTTAAAAGGGCTTTTTGTTAATTTACTTATTATTTGCGTTGTTTCAATGATTTTGATTTATTTTTCATTAAAAGCAATCTTAGCACCATTAAATAAAGTAAGAAAACAAGCCGAAGCAATACTTGAGCATGAGTTTATTATCCAACACAAATTACCTTTTACACAAGAAGTTAGAAAAATGGTAATGGCAATGAACTCAATGGTAGGAAAAGTAAAAGATATTTTTGAAAAAGAGAGTGAAACGCTAGATAAATACAATGATTTGTTATATAAAGATGAAAGAACTAAGCTATTTAATAGAAGGTATTTTATAAATAAATTTGAATCTATTAAGAGTAGGGAAGAATACTCAAATGGATATTGCTTTTTATTAAGCATTAAAGAAACTTATAATCTTAAAAAGATTTTAGGATTTAATAAATCTATTGAGTTTTTAGAAAAATTATCAGATATTTTAAGACAAAATGATAAAGCTTACGATGGCGAATGCGTGTTTGCTATAAATGAAAATGATTTTATTATATTAGGTGAAAATTCTTTAGCTTTTGAAGAAAATTGTAAGCTTATCCTTGAAAAAATTAAAGAATTATTTAAAGAATTTAACATTCAAGATAATAGCTTTATAATAAGCAGTGCTTTAACTTCTTATGAAGGCAAAAAGTTAAATGAGGTTTTATCAGAGCTTGACTTATTACTTTTAAAAGATAAAACAAATTATTCATTAAATAAGGCTAATAATACTGATAATATTATCTTAGGTAAAGAGCAATTCAAAGCCTTTATTTATAATGCTATGAATAACAATGATTTTTGCTTTGCTTCTCAAGAAGTTTTGGATAATGATAATAATGTATATCACAAAGAATTATATTTAAGATTAAAATATAAAAATGAATTAAAAAATGCTTCTTATTTTATGCCTATTGTAAATGAGCTTAATTTATCAAAAGAGCTAGATATTTATGTATTAAGCAAGGCTTTAGGCGAAGAATTTGAAACAGGAATTTCAATTAATATTTCAAATGATTTAATTAAAGAAGAAAATTATTCTAAATTAGAAAAAATCTTTAAAGCTAAGAAAAATAATAAAGTTTTCTTAGAACTTGCAATGAGTAAAGAATTAAATATTAGAGATTTAATCGCATTTTCAAGATTTTGTAAGATTTATGATATTACATTAGGGCTTGATCACTTTACTTTAAATAAAGAAAACTTAAGTATTTTAAATGAGCTAAATATTGCTTATATTAAAGTTCAGGCTAGAACATTACTAGATTTATTAGAAGATGTGAATGCTAGTGGAGCGAAGAATGCTTTAGAAATTATTCTTAATTCAAAAGGAGTAAAAATTATTGCAATAGGTATAGAAAATGAAGAAACTTATAAAAAAATTAAGGAGTTAAATATTAACTTAGTTCAAGGAAATTACACAAGTAAGGTTAAGGAAGAAAAATGA
- a CDS encoding type I secretion system permease/ATPase, which produces MINAKTDELLDCLVILTKLYNNPYSAEALTAGLPYDTNLGGIELFSKNSKKSLFSRAAKRAGFASTLVKKELKDIPQLVLPCILVLKNQRACILQSFQDDDKLSIIFPEFEGAATLVSRKEIEEEYLGYAFYLKKEFVIKNEINNLKNNPNEHWFWDTLKKSKSIYIDVLLASLIINIFVLAGPLFTMNVYDRVVPNNAIETLWVLALGVFVVYVIDMIIKLVRAYFLETASKKSDIIMSSLIYERVLDIKLSARPASVGSFAQNLKEFDTLKSFFANASIAAIVDLPFCIIFLATIYFLAGHLVIVPIVVMILILIYTFSIRKPLQNSIESTYQASAFKNGVLIESLNTLETIKTLGAASSSQWIYEEATGEIANKSIKHKILSSSIPMVTGFLVQFNTIAIVVMGVYMIKDMELSMGGLIASVILSSRAISPMGQVASLISNYEQTKTAYKSLDDIMHMPVERENGKKFVRRNNFLGAIEFKNVSFSYPEAKKQSLNDISFKINAGEKVAIIGKNGSGKTTIEKLIMGLYEPSKGSIHVDGIDIEQIDPVDLREHIGYVSQDIMLFKGTLRDNIVYKAPYASDEEIIKAANISCVSEFVNSHPLGFDMPVYERGEGISGGQRQAIAIARAFITNTPIMLLDEPTNQIDTQTEAKVISNLKEACKDKTLIVITHKQSLLSLVDRIIVIDNSKVILDGSKEEVLAKLGASR; this is translated from the coding sequence ATGATTAACGCAAAAACAGATGAATTATTAGATTGTCTAGTAATTCTTACAAAACTATACAATAACCCTTATAGTGCTGAAGCACTTACAGCAGGTTTGCCATATGATACTAATTTAGGCGGTATAGAATTATTTTCAAAAAATAGTAAAAAATCTTTATTTAGTAGAGCAGCAAAAAGAGCAGGCTTTGCAAGTACTTTAGTAAAAAAAGAGCTAAAAGACATACCACAATTAGTTTTGCCTTGCATTCTAGTGCTTAAAAATCAAAGAGCTTGTATTTTACAAAGCTTTCAAGATGATGATAAATTAAGCATAATTTTCCCAGAATTTGAAGGGGCTGCTACTTTAGTAAGTAGAAAAGAAATTGAAGAAGAATATTTAGGATATGCTTTTTATTTAAAGAAAGAATTTGTAATAAAAAACGAAATAAATAATCTTAAAAACAATCCTAACGAGCATTGGTTTTGGGATACTCTTAAAAAGTCAAAATCAATTTATATTGATGTTTTATTAGCATCACTAATTATAAATATTTTTGTTTTAGCAGGTCCGCTTTTTACAATGAATGTTTATGATAGAGTTGTTCCAAATAATGCTATCGAGACACTTTGGGTTCTAGCATTAGGTGTATTTGTAGTATATGTTATAGATATGATTATTAAGCTTGTGCGTGCTTATTTTTTAGAAACAGCATCTAAAAAAAGCGATATTATTATGAGCTCTTTAATTTATGAAAGAGTGCTAGATATTAAGCTTAGTGCAAGACCTGCGAGCGTTGGTTCTTTTGCGCAAAACTTAAAAGAATTTGATACCTTAAAAAGCTTTTTTGCAAATGCTAGCATAGCTGCTATTGTGGATTTACCATTTTGTATAATCTTTTTAGCGACTATTTATTTTCTAGCAGGGCATTTAGTTATTGTTCCTATTGTTGTTATGATTTTAATTTTAATTTATACTTTTAGTATTAGAAAGCCACTTCAAAACTCAATTGAAAGCACATATCAAGCAAGTGCATTTAAAAACGGAGTTTTAATAGAGAGTTTAAATACACTAGAAACTATAAAAACCTTAGGTGCAGCATCATCAAGTCAATGGATTTACGAAGAAGCAACAGGCGAAATAGCAAATAAAAGTATAAAACATAAAATTTTATCAAGTTCTATTCCTATGGTTACAGGCTTTTTGGTTCAATTTAACACAATAGCAATAGTTGTAATGGGTGTTTATATGATTAAAGATATGGAGCTTAGTATGGGTGGGCTAATTGCAAGTGTAATTTTAAGCTCTCGTGCAATTTCTCCTATGGGACAGGTTGCTTCGCTTATATCAAATTATGAACAAACAAAAACAGCTTATAAAAGTCTTGATGATATTATGCATATGCCAGTAGAGCGTGAAAATGGCAAGAAATTTGTAAGAAGAAATAATTTCTTAGGAGCAATTGAGTTTAAAAATGTTTCATTTTCTTATCCAGAAGCTAAAAAGCAATCTCTAAACGATATTAGCTTTAAGATTAATGCAGGAGAAAAAGTAGCAATTATAGGAAAAAATGGTAGTGGAAAAACAACCATTGAAAAGCTAATCATGGGACTTTATGAGCCTAGTAAGGGAAGTATTCATGTAGATGGTATTGATATAGAGCAAATTGACCCTGTGGATTTAAGAGAGCATATAGGCTATGTTTCTCAAGATATTATGCTATTTAAAGGCACTTTAAGAGATAATATTGTTTATAAAGCACCTTATGCAAGTGATGAAGAAATCATCAAGGCTGCTAATATTTCTTGTGTTAGCGAATTTGTAAATTCTCATCCGCTTGGATTTGATATGCCTGTTTATGAGCGTGGAGAAGGTATTAGTGGAGGGCAAAGACAAGCAATTGCGATAGCAAGAGCATTTATTACAAATACTCCTATTATGTTACTAGACGAGCCTACAAATCAAATAGATACTCAAACAGAAGCAAAAGTTATAAGTAATTTAAAAGAAGCTTGCAAAGATAAGACTTTAATAGTAATTACCCATAAGCAATCATTATTAAGCCTTGTTGATAGAATTATTGTAATTGATAATTCTAAAGTGATTTTAGATGGTAGTAAAGAAGAAGTGTTAGCAAAATTAGGAGCTAGTAGATGA
- a CDS encoding HlyD family type I secretion periplasmic adaptor subunit, whose amino-acid sequence MKNYTKDDLDYMNSLSQAVLSKSSQKTKTMLYIIIACVIGLIAWMSVAEVDEITRGQGKVVPSGQNQIVQNLEGGIVQELLVREGDVVKKGQILLKIDNKSFESSLGESEVKISELLAKKIRLYAQANDKEFDSGILDEDELKKIFPLTLKNEHSLYDTNMEQLKEKISQKQSEIKELKSKINHLNTSYNLVSKQNNLTYNLYKKGSVSEVEYLQISRQLNDIRGELSQARLSLPKLEAALNEIKLNFTNDSKKELNETNAEIARINKSQIGLDDRVDRTLVKSPVNGIVSKLNIHTVSGVIKPGENIAEIVPLDDKLIAEVKVKPADVAFLREGLRAIIKVSAYDFSIYGGLEGKVMQISADTETNDKGESFYLVRVVTDKNHLGTDEKPLNIKVGMIVNADIVTGKKTILDYLLKPIFKTKQNALRER is encoded by the coding sequence ATGAAAAACTATACTAAAGATGATTTAGATTATATGAATAGCTTATCTCAAGCAGTATTATCAAAAAGTTCTCAAAAAACAAAAACAATGCTTTATATAATTATTGCTTGTGTAATAGGTCTTATTGCTTGGATGAGTGTTGCAGAAGTTGATGAGATTACTAGAGGACAAGGAAAGGTTGTTCCTAGCGGACAAAATCAAATAGTGCAAAACCTAGAAGGTGGTATAGTTCAAGAGCTACTAGTAAGAGAAGGTGATGTTGTTAAAAAAGGACAAATTTTACTTAAGATTGACAATAAAAGCTTTGAGAGTTCTTTAGGTGAGAGTGAAGTAAAAATTAGCGAATTATTAGCTAAAAAAATTAGGCTTTACGCTCAAGCAAATGATAAAGAATTTGATTCAGGAATTTTAGATGAAGATGAGCTTAAAAAAATCTTTCCACTTACTTTAAAAAACGAGCATAGTTTGTATGATACAAATATGGAGCAACTAAAAGAAAAAATCTCACAAAAGCAAAGCGAGATTAAGGAATTAAAATCAAAAATAAATCATTTAAATACAAGCTATAATCTAGTTTCAAAGCAAAATAACCTTACTTATAATCTTTATAAAAAAGGTAGCGTAAGTGAGGTTGAATATCTTCAAATAAGCAGACAATTAAACGATATTAGAGGAGAGCTTTCTCAAGCTAGATTATCATTACCTAAGCTTGAAGCTGCATTAAATGAAATAAAGCTTAATTTTACAAATGATTCTAAAAAAGAATTAAACGAAACAAACGCAGAAATCGCAAGAATTAATAAAAGTCAAATAGGTCTTGATGATAGAGTGGATAGAACCTTAGTAAAAAGCCCAGTAAATGGAATTGTATCAAAGCTAAATATTCACACGGTTTCAGGGGTAATTAAACCAGGTGAAAATATCGCAGAAATTGTTCCACTTGATGATAAATTAATCGCAGAAGTTAAGGTAAAACCTGCTGATGTGGCATTCTTAAGAGAAGGTTTAAGAGCGATTATAAAAGTTAGTGCTTATGATTTTAGTATTTATGGCGGACTTGAAGGTAAGGTTATGCAAATTAGTGCAGATACAGAGACAAACGATAAGGGCGAGAGCTTTTATTTAGTTAGGGTAGTAACTGATAAAAACCACTTAGGAACAGATGAAAAACCTTTAAATATTAAAGTGGGTATGATAGTAAATGCTGATATTGTTACGGGTAAAAAGACAATATTAGATTATTTATTAAAACCGATTTTTAAAACAAAACAAAATGCTTTAAGGGAAAGATAA
- a CDS encoding response regulator transcription factor has product MQVIINLEDKEIRTYLEDILSDFRIYSTSYLEVIAVKYKEAVVISDNVDNIKALSEQGIKCLAISKNPNFMEAQYFLNANAKGYANARMQKIHFSDAINCINNGGVWILPDIIDNMVKLINQSYKNDDSNLFDILNDREKIVANYIKDGLSNLQIAEILQLSERTIKTITSSIYQKLGVKNRIQFIMAVKNIE; this is encoded by the coding sequence ATGCAAGTAATAATTAACTTAGAAGATAAAGAAATAAGAACATATTTAGAAGATATTTTAAGTGACTTTAGGATTTATTCTACAAGTTACTTAGAAGTAATAGCTGTAAAATATAAAGAAGCAGTTGTAATAAGTGATAATGTAGATAATATTAAGGCTTTATCAGAGCAAGGTATTAAATGTCTTGCAATTTCAAAGAACCCTAATTTTATGGAAGCACAATATTTCTTAAATGCTAATGCAAAAGGATATGCAAACGCAAGAATGCAAAAAATCCACTTTAGCGATGCTATTAATTGTATTAATAATGGCGGGGTTTGGATTTTGCCTGATATTATTGATAATATGGTGAAACTTATCAATCAAAGCTATAAAAATGATGATAGTAATTTATTTGATATATTAAATGATAGAGAAAAGATTGTTGCCAATTACATAAAAGATGGCTTATCAAATCTTCAAATAGCAGAGATTTTACAACTTAGCGAAAGAACAATAAAAACAATAACTTCAAGTATATATCAAAAACTAGGCGTAAAAAATAGAATTCAATTTATTATGGCTGTTAAAAATATTGAATAA